A portion of the Luteolibacter sp. Y139 genome contains these proteins:
- a CDS encoding Wadjet anti-phage system protein JetA family protein, translated as MDLDPLSRRLLGSVSRDFFRPLSRPSAAIYIDCADRIADTAGDAGRIPHADAIALVRETLASHPEILLAEDEGASLRDARQRAGQLFNRLCDAGWLEDQQLGLHERWALVSPGLRPLLRLLRELAEEEIAELTTFADTVRGVCETLERPEVLHPAFRTTDELRATVTDLNARLENAVIQLHGVEKLISIFDQRQRASESPAETLRLLYQEFGTGQHMVCYDALRRNGLLPRLQVARTKVGDIRDQPLVKERLAEGLATHYGWQPDEAYARGEKMLRDLERRLASIRLVADAIDARMAGFNRLSQQRYNYQTELRGRRPEIVKAYCDAINAAHAGTKISGFKDTPPDFIPLVTEMKCFYGVESLARTRRVRAAADLSFGTDGEPREDEDDTLEALKERQRLALTPQRAARLVARLLDEVAASVGTQTIESASIDDVLDLLATAAYDHATMADGRVVRWSADGPRRHDGLSPDGVPMDEQADWTIERFTLTRQA; from the coding sequence ATGGACCTCGACCCTCTCAGCCGCCGCCTGCTCGGTTCCGTCTCCCGGGACTTCTTCCGGCCGCTTTCCCGCCCGTCCGCGGCGATCTACATCGATTGCGCCGACCGCATCGCCGATACCGCGGGCGACGCTGGCCGGATTCCCCACGCCGACGCCATCGCGCTCGTCCGCGAAACCCTCGCCTCCCATCCGGAAATCCTGCTCGCCGAGGACGAAGGCGCCTCCCTCCGCGACGCCCGCCAGCGCGCTGGCCAGCTTTTCAATCGCCTCTGCGACGCCGGCTGGCTGGAAGACCAGCAGCTCGGCCTCCACGAACGCTGGGCGCTCGTCTCCCCCGGCCTCCGTCCCCTGCTCCGACTCCTCCGCGAGCTGGCGGAAGAAGAGATCGCCGAGCTCACCACCTTCGCCGACACCGTCCGCGGCGTCTGCGAGACCTTGGAGCGCCCCGAAGTGCTGCATCCAGCCTTCCGCACCACCGACGAACTCCGAGCCACCGTCACCGACCTGAACGCGCGCTTGGAGAACGCCGTCATCCAGCTCCACGGCGTCGAGAAACTCATCTCCATCTTCGACCAACGCCAGCGCGCCAGCGAATCCCCTGCCGAGACGCTACGCCTCCTCTATCAGGAGTTCGGCACCGGCCAGCACATGGTTTGCTACGATGCCCTTCGTAGAAACGGCCTCCTGCCCCGCCTGCAAGTAGCCCGCACCAAGGTCGGCGACATCCGCGACCAGCCCTTGGTAAAAGAGCGCCTCGCCGAAGGCCTCGCCACTCACTACGGCTGGCAGCCCGATGAAGCCTATGCGCGCGGCGAGAAGATGCTGCGCGATCTCGAGCGCCGCCTCGCCTCGATCCGTCTCGTCGCCGACGCCATCGACGCCCGCATGGCAGGCTTCAATCGCCTCTCCCAGCAACGCTACAATTACCAGACCGAGCTCCGCGGCCGCCGCCCTGAAATCGTGAAAGCCTACTGCGATGCCATCAATGCGGCCCACGCAGGAACCAAGATCTCCGGCTTCAAGGACACGCCTCCGGATTTCATCCCGCTGGTCACGGAAATGAAGTGCTTCTACGGCGTCGAGTCCCTCGCCCGCACCCGCCGCGTCCGCGCCGCCGCCGATCTCTCCTTCGGCACCGATGGCGAACCCCGCGAGGACGAGGACGATACCCTGGAAGCACTCAAGGAGCGCCAGCGTCTCGCCCTCACGCCACAGCGCGCGGCCCGCCTCGTGGCCCGCCTGTTAGACGAGGTCGCCGCAAGCGTCGGCACCCAGACCATCGAGTCCGCCAGCATCGATGACGTCCTCGATCTCCTCGCCACCGCCGCCTACGACCACGCCACCATGGCGGACGGCCGCGTGGTGCGCTGGTCCGCCGATGGCCCGCGCCGACACGATGGACTCTCGCCCGATGGCGTCCCCATGGACGAGCAAGCCGACTGGACCATCGAACGATTCACCCTCACCCGCCAAGCTTGA
- a CDS encoding DUF6572 domain-containing protein, giving the protein MPLDEPETIDAIHIDPATGACVLTIRDEWDWSDRRTHLEALLNKVCFYLDSIEAGKVVVRMPLSIGREHVIEIEALHPLPEFDGDFMGELEASCAFCEVKVRYRPGGRPAEVGGSPTVA; this is encoded by the coding sequence ATGCCGCTGGACGAACCGGAGACCATCGACGCCATCCATATCGACCCGGCCACTGGAGCCTGTGTCCTCACGATCCGCGATGAGTGGGACTGGAGCGACCGGCGAACGCACCTGGAGGCCCTGCTGAACAAGGTGTGCTTCTATCTCGATTCGATTGAAGCGGGCAAGGTGGTGGTGAGGATGCCGCTTTCCATCGGCCGGGAGCATGTGATCGAAATCGAGGCGCTTCACCCGCTGCCTGAGTTTGATGGCGATTTCATGGGCGAACTGGAGGCGAGTTGCGCCTTTTGTGAGGTCAAAGTCAGGTATCGACCCGGAGGGCGGCCCGCCGAAGTGGGAGGATCTCCCACCGTGGCCTGA
- a CDS encoding DUF1844 domain-containing protein, with protein MAAADPRFNEFVILQAQNAGLFLGQIPHPATGEKTINLRAAKSVLDSLEMLAAKTAGNLTEIEEKLLTTALANLRPLYEKSAG; from the coding sequence ATGGCCGCTGCTGATCCGCGTTTCAACGAATTCGTCATCCTCCAGGCCCAGAATGCCGGGCTTTTCCTCGGCCAGATCCCGCATCCGGCGACCGGCGAGAAGACGATCAATTTGCGCGCAGCCAAGTCCGTGCTCGATTCGCTGGAGATGCTGGCGGCGAAGACGGCGGGGAATTTGACCGAGATCGAAGAAAAACTTCTCACGACGGCTCTTGCCAACTTGCGTCCGCTATACGAGAAATCCGCGGGGTAA
- the kdsA gene encoding 3-deoxy-8-phosphooctulonate synthase, protein MSFEPFQIGSVPVGGPAPFFILGPCALESEAFAWEMARSIDEIAKRTGINYLFKASYDKANRTSVTSFRGPGVEEGCRILGEISKELGVPVTTDIHSPQDAEIAAEYIDLLQIPAFLCRQTDLLEAAAKTGRAVNVKKGQFLAPWDTVNIADKLRSFDCRNFLITERGTTFGYNNLVADMRSLYWMRKEGLPVIFDATHSVQRPGGLGGTTGGDGELAPVLARAAIATGIDGIFMETHSDPANALSDGPNQIPLEFLEDLLVRLVAIHHAAHGA, encoded by the coding sequence ATGTCGTTCGAACCCTTCCAAATTGGCAGCGTGCCCGTCGGCGGGCCAGCCCCGTTTTTCATCCTCGGCCCGTGTGCGCTCGAGTCCGAAGCCTTCGCGTGGGAGATGGCCCGGTCCATCGACGAAATCGCCAAGCGCACCGGGATCAACTACCTCTTCAAGGCATCCTACGACAAAGCGAACCGGACCTCGGTGACGTCTTTCCGCGGCCCGGGGGTCGAGGAAGGCTGCCGCATCCTCGGTGAGATTTCCAAGGAACTGGGCGTGCCGGTGACGACTGACATTCACAGTCCGCAGGACGCGGAGATCGCGGCGGAGTACATCGATCTGCTGCAGATCCCGGCCTTCCTGTGCCGCCAGACCGACCTGCTCGAAGCAGCGGCCAAGACCGGCCGGGCGGTGAACGTGAAGAAGGGCCAGTTCCTGGCGCCGTGGGACACGGTGAACATCGCGGACAAGCTGCGCTCGTTCGATTGCCGGAATTTCCTGATCACCGAACGGGGCACGACCTTCGGCTACAACAACCTGGTGGCCGACATGCGCTCGCTCTACTGGATGCGCAAGGAAGGCCTGCCGGTAATCTTTGATGCCACGCACTCGGTGCAGCGTCCGGGAGGTCTCGGCGGCACGACGGGTGGCGATGGCGAACTGGCGCCGGTGCTGGCCCGCGCGGCGATCGCGACGGGGATCGATGGCATCTTCATGGAAACGCACTCCGACCCGGCGAACGCGCTTTCCGATGGACCGAATCAAATTCCGCTCGAATTTCTGGAGGACTTGCTCGTCCGACTGGTGGCCATTCACCACGCCGCTCATGGCGCTTGA